From the genome of Ctenopharyngodon idella isolate HZGC_01 chromosome 23, HZGC01, whole genome shotgun sequence, one region includes:
- the atp6v0cb gene encoding ATPase H+ transporting V0 subunit cb — MSSGSPEYSPFFAVMGASAAMVFSALGAAYGTAKSGTGIAAMSVMRPELIMKSIIPVVMAGIIAIYGLVVAVLIANGISEKITLYKSFLHLGAGLSVGLSGLAAGFAIGIVGDAGVRGTAQQPRLFVGMILILIFAEVLGLYGLIVALILSTK; from the exons ATGTCGTCGGGAAGCCCTGAATACTCACCGTTCTTCGCAGTGATGGGCGCATCAGCAGCGATGGTCTTCAGTg CGTTGGGCGCGGCGTATGGCACAGCGAAGAGCGGCACGGGTATCGCTGCCATGTCTGTGATGCGTCCAGAGTTGATCATGAAGTCCATCATTCCTGTGGTCATGGCGGGAATCATCGCTATATACGGCCTGGTGGTGGCCGTCCTCATCGCCAACGGCATTTCAGAAAAGATTACTCTCTACAA GAGTTTCTTGCATCTGGGTGCAGGCCTCAGCGTAGGTCTGAGCGGGCTGGCGGCTGGTTTTGCCATCGGCATCGTGGGAGATGCGGGCGTCCGTGGCACCGCCCAGCAGCCGCGCCTCTTCGTCGGCATGATCCTCATTCTGATCTTCGCTGAAGTCCTGGGTCTCTACGGCCTCATCGTAGCCCTGATTCTCTCAACCAAATAA